From the Trueperaceae bacterium genome, the window GAACGCGAGCGTGACGACCCAGAGCAGGAGGCAGGCGCCGAGGAGGCGCCCGATGCGGGCGGAGCGCGCGGAGCTCACTTGCGCCCCGACCTGGCGAGCTGCCTGTCTATCTCGCGCTTGGCGTCCTTCCGCGCCGCGTCGTCGCGCTTGTCGTGCAACTTCTTGCCCCGCGCCAGGGCCACCTCGAGCTTCGCCCAGCCCCCCTTGAAGTAGAGCTTGAGTGGAACGAGCGTCAGGCCGCGCCGCTCGAGGCCCTTGGAGATCTCGGCGATCTCCTTGGCGTTGAGCAGCAGGCGCCTGCGCCTGGTGGGTTCGTGGTTGTTGTAGCTG encodes:
- the smpB gene encoding SsrA-binding protein SmpB, whose amino-acid sequence is MLRNRRASHDYELLETFEAGLELTGSEVKSLRQGGGSIAEAYARVVGSEVFVENMTIPIYQEASYNNHEPTRRRRLLLNAKEIAEISKGLERRGLTLVPLKLYFKGGWAKLEVALARGKKLHDKRDDAARKDAKREIDRQLARSGRK